From the genome of Pseudomonas sp. AB6, one region includes:
- a CDS encoding carboxymuconolactone decarboxylase family protein: MSTFEIYTVKSAPEKSKPVLEALQETFGFIPNIAGAMAGSPTLISSFIGVFQKAHSGSFTEDQIQAVLLTNAVTNASSWPIAFHTFLALKEGLDPADVEAIRAGHALKNVKHAALSGLAKNFIEKRGHAGEQALQAFYEAGFNKEQILELINVIAASTITNYVANVANPPLEESFQAHTWSQ, encoded by the coding sequence ATGTCTACTTTTGAAATTTACACAGTCAAATCTGCCCCAGAAAAATCGAAACCTGTTCTGGAAGCTTTGCAAGAAACCTTTGGCTTCATTCCAAACATCGCGGGTGCAATGGCAGGATCTCCGACATTGATCAGCAGTTTCATCGGTGTGTTCCAAAAAGCACACAGCGGCAGTTTCACGGAAGATCAAATCCAGGCGGTGCTGCTGACAAATGCCGTAACGAACGCATCGTCCTGGCCAATTGCTTTTCATACATTCCTAGCGCTGAAAGAAGGCTTAGATCCAGCAGACGTAGAGGCAATTCGCGCTGGCCATGCTCTGAAAAATGTAAAGCACGCAGCACTGTCCGGTTTGGCCAAAAATTTTATTGAGAAACGTGGCCACGCCGGTGAACAAGCTCTGCAAGCATTCTATGAAGCCGGCTTCAATAAAGAACAGATTTTGGAACTGATTAATGTTATTGCCGCATCGACCATTACCAATTACGTCGCAAATGTAGCGAATCCACCCCTGGAAGAATCATTTCAGGCGCACACATGGAGTCAGTAA
- a CDS encoding HAD family hydrolase yields MRRQTSFIFDLDGTLTDSVYQNVAAWKEALDSENIHLAMWRIHRKIGMSGGLMLKSLSRETGLNISTDQGHRLSEKHAKAYDRLQGQIIALPGAVQLLDALSENSLKWCIASSGGSETVKINLKALNLDFHKINVITRDDVKYGKPDPDLFLAASGKMDVAIEECLVIGDAVWDMLAARRCKATGIGLLSGGYDISELERAGALRVYEDPLDLLNHLEEIASRP; encoded by the coding sequence ATGCGACGGCAAACATCGTTCATATTTGACCTTGATGGCACACTTACCGATAGCGTCTATCAAAATGTGGCCGCGTGGAAAGAAGCGCTCGATTCTGAAAATATTCACCTTGCGATGTGGCGAATTCATAGAAAAATCGGCATGAGCGGTGGGCTAATGCTGAAGTCTTTATCACGTGAAACTGGTTTGAATATCAGTACGGATCAAGGGCACAGGCTCAGCGAGAAGCATGCCAAGGCGTACGACAGGCTTCAAGGCCAGATCATAGCGTTACCTGGTGCGGTTCAGCTTCTTGACGCGCTCAGCGAGAATAGCCTCAAATGGTGTATTGCATCGAGTGGGGGTAGCGAGACGGTAAAGATCAATTTAAAAGCTCTGAACCTGGACTTCCATAAAATCAATGTCATCACTCGCGATGACGTGAAATACGGTAAGCCCGATCCTGATCTGTTCTTGGCTGCGTCTGGAAAAATGGATGTTGCAATCGAAGAATGCCTTGTAATAGGCGATGCAGTCTGGGACATGCTGGCTGCTCGGCGGTGCAAGGCAACGGGCATTGGTTTGTTATCTGGTGGGTATGATATCAGTGAGTTAGAGCGAGCCGGAGCCTTGAGAGTTTATGAAGATCCTCTCGACTTACTTAATCATTTAGAAGAAATCGCGTCGCGTCCGTAG
- a CDS encoding class I SAM-dependent methyltransferase translates to MSCSHPLIRLSPFTSPLTRRNPRILLGGSHQPTLLRYLEGWPKRNGKPAAFLVQFIDQNESLTDFPDDRFDIAVVQSPNADKAEVFIKHLVRIARQGLITRG, encoded by the coding sequence ATGAGCTGTTCGCATCCCCTTATCAGATTGTCACCGTTCACATCACCCCTGACGCGTCGCAACCCCAGGATTCTACTGGGTGGTTCGCATCAACCGACGCTGCTGCGCTATTTGGAAGGCTGGCCCAAGCGCAACGGCAAGCCTGCTGCGTTCCTTGTCCAGTTCATCGACCAGAATGAATCCCTAACAGACTTTCCCGATGATCGTTTCGACATCGCGGTGGTGCAATCGCCCAATGCCGACAAAGCCGAAGTATTCATCAAACATTTGGTGCGAATTGCCCGGCAGGGACTGATAACTCGCGGGTAG
- a CDS encoding DoxX family protein: MNTLMKTVFSTRAGYGVTVLRILVGIIFVAHGGQKLFGLFGGYGLSGTAQYMESLGLTPGYLMASLSGGAEFFGGLGLIIGLLARPAAFALSIMTIVAILSVHIHNGLFMANNGFEFALALLGALVAILIEGAGRVSMDRAIIG; this comes from the coding sequence ATGAACACCCTGATGAAAACGGTATTCTCAACCCGTGCTGGTTACGGCGTGACGGTTTTACGGATACTCGTCGGCATCATCTTCGTTGCTCACGGCGGGCAGAAGCTTTTCGGGCTGTTTGGCGGCTATGGTCTGTCCGGAACCGCGCAGTACATGGAAAGCCTGGGTTTGACACCGGGTTATCTCATGGCTTCGTTGTCTGGAGGCGCTGAATTTTTCGGCGGCTTGGGGTTAATCATTGGCTTGCTGGCGCGTCCGGCGGCGTTCGCCTTATCGATCATGACGATTGTCGCCATTCTTTCGGTGCACATTCACAATGGTTTATTCATGGCCAACAACGGTTTTGAATTCGCGTTGGCATTACTGGGGGCATTAGTTGCGATCCTGATCGAAGGTGCCGGCAGAGTGTCGATGGACCGAGCCATTATCGGCTGA
- a CDS encoding transglycosylase SLT domain-containing protein translates to MMRPTFYLVMLMLALAPLPALADLVGPPVVVKKSQVRDLSAIRSSKVLRVLVNQSRNSSGQVPGEEIGVEYHRLSAFEQYLNSHSRDGKQLTLKIIPKSKDQLLAALQRGEGDLVAPGELLDMSAARAVNASAPIVSHVPLIVVGIKGDRSFKHIEQLSGRTITLATGSAADNAVDQLNQKLGLRKLPPVKIEWVDPSLAVEDVLEMVQAGVYHLTVVEQPIAERWVKVMPKLRVERSLVLSNSGDMNWYVRQDATMLRASIDRFIKQYQAPAGEDFAFEQAYQGQYQLHYPLASQDRQRLEKLRPVLQRCAQEQGMDWLNLAALAFKESALDPSVKSGGKATGLLQITPSAAQRVGVDNIHNVDGNVLAGAKYLAMIKRKYFSSPKVNERERMAFVMAAYNLGPERVEAMRAEAKRRGLNPNQWFFQVERIAMEQVGMGVVSYVNSVNKYYLAFDHERDSLEGPAAKSRLPKIVSKNNR, encoded by the coding sequence ATGATGCGACCCACGTTTTATCTTGTGATGTTGATGCTGGCCTTGGCGCCATTGCCAGCACTTGCAGACCTTGTAGGGCCGCCGGTAGTAGTGAAAAAGAGTCAGGTGCGAGACCTCTCGGCGATTCGTAGTAGCAAAGTATTGCGTGTTCTGGTCAATCAAAGTCGCAACAGTTCGGGCCAAGTTCCGGGCGAAGAAATTGGTGTTGAATACCATCGGCTAAGTGCTTTCGAGCAGTACCTCAACAGTCACTCCCGCGACGGGAAACAACTGACGTTAAAGATCATTCCTAAATCCAAGGACCAGTTGCTGGCCGCATTGCAGCGCGGGGAGGGTGATTTGGTAGCACCCGGTGAACTACTCGACATGAGCGCGGCTCGGGCCGTCAATGCCAGCGCGCCTATTGTCAGTCATGTGCCACTGATTGTCGTCGGCATCAAGGGCGACCGCAGTTTCAAGCACATTGAGCAGCTGTCGGGCCGAACGATCACTCTAGCTACCGGCAGCGCGGCAGATAACGCGGTTGATCAACTCAACCAAAAGCTGGGCTTGCGCAAACTGCCGCCGGTTAAAATTGAATGGGTTGATCCCAGTCTCGCTGTGGAAGACGTGCTGGAGATGGTTCAGGCCGGGGTTTACCACCTGACCGTGGTCGAACAACCCATTGCCGAGCGATGGGTCAAAGTCATGCCCAAGTTGCGGGTGGAGCGCTCTTTGGTACTCAGTAACAGTGGCGACATGAATTGGTATGTGCGTCAGGACGCCACCATGCTGCGCGCCAGTATTGACCGGTTTATCAAGCAGTATCAGGCGCCCGCCGGCGAAGACTTTGCGTTCGAACAGGCCTACCAGGGTCAGTATCAATTGCACTATCCGTTGGCCAGCCAAGACCGTCAGCGTCTAGAAAAGCTGCGGCCCGTTTTACAGCGGTGTGCGCAGGAGCAGGGCATGGATTGGCTGAACCTTGCCGCGTTAGCCTTCAAGGAATCGGCGCTTGACCCCAGCGTTAAAAGCGGGGGGAAAGCCACAGGACTGCTGCAAATCACCCCCTCTGCCGCGCAACGGGTCGGCGTCGATAATATTCACAACGTGGATGGCAACGTGCTTGCCGGAGCGAAGTACCTGGCGATGATCAAACGCAAGTATTTCTCCAGTCCCAAGGTCAACGAGCGTGAGCGCATGGCTTTTGTAATGGCCGCCTACAACCTGGGCCCGGAACGGGTAGAAGCTATGCGCGCCGAAGCAAAACGCCGAGGGCTGAACCCGAACCAGTGGTTTTTTCAGGTTGAGAGAATCGCTATGGAGCAGGTGGGGATGGGTGTCGTGAGCTACGTTAATAGTGTGAACAAGTATTATCTGGCGTTTGACCACGAGCGCGATTCTCTGGAAGGGCCAGCTGCCAAATCACGGCTACCAAAGATTGTCTCAAAAAATAATCGATAA
- a CDS encoding TatD family hydrolase, producing MQLIDIGVNLTNSSFAHKEQAVLDRAYQSGVGQLVLTGTHVESSEQSLELCLRLDESAQRLFSTAGIHPHSASDWTSDSERQLRALLKEDRVRAVGECGLDFNRDFSPRSQQEKVLEEHLALAVELQMPVFLHERDASQRLLEILRDYRDRLPAAVVHCFTGEQRALFSYLDLDLHLGITGWICDERRGTHLHPLVKDIPRGRLMLESDAPYLLPRSLRPKPKNGRNEPAYLTEVLQEVALHREESPEDVAAHTTDCARAFFGLPIVTDIPCRDIPE from the coding sequence ATGCAACTCATCGACATTGGCGTCAACCTGACCAACTCAAGCTTTGCCCATAAGGAACAGGCGGTCCTCGATCGCGCTTACCAATCCGGCGTCGGGCAGTTAGTGTTGACCGGGACACACGTTGAGAGCAGCGAGCAGTCGCTGGAACTGTGCCTCAGGCTCGACGAGTCCGCCCAGCGGCTGTTTTCCACCGCAGGTATTCATCCGCATTCGGCCAGTGACTGGACCTCTGATAGTGAACGCCAGTTACGGGCGCTGCTGAAGGAAGATCGAGTCCGTGCCGTGGGTGAATGCGGGCTTGATTTCAACCGAGACTTCTCCCCTCGCTCGCAACAAGAAAAAGTGCTCGAAGAGCATTTAGCGTTAGCGGTCGAGCTGCAAATGCCGGTGTTTTTGCACGAGCGCGATGCCAGTCAGCGGCTGTTGGAAATCCTCCGCGACTACCGCGACCGACTGCCAGCTGCCGTTGTCCATTGTTTTACCGGCGAGCAGCGTGCGCTGTTTAGCTACCTCGATCTGGATCTGCACCTCGGTATCACCGGCTGGATTTGCGACGAGCGTCGCGGCACCCATTTGCACCCGTTGGTGAAGGACATCCCCAGGGGCCGGTTGATGCTTGAAAGTGATGCGCCGTACCTGCTGCCACGCAGCTTGCGACCAAAACCGAAAAATGGCCGTAATGAACCGGCTTATCTCACCGAAGTCTTGCAAGAAGTTGCGCTGCACCGCGAAGAAAGTCCGGAAGACGTCGCCGCGCACACCACTGATTGCGCCCGGGCGTTTTTTGGATTGCCGATTGTTACCGATATACCATGTCGTGATATCCCCGAATAA